A window of the Thermus albus genome harbors these coding sequences:
- the odhB gene encoding 2-oxoglutarate dehydrogenase complex dihydrolipoyllysine-residue succinyltransferase encodes MQELNVPSVGESIVEVEIGAWLKKEGESFAQDEPLVELITDKATLELPAPFPGTLVKVLKGTGETAKVGEAIALLEALGAGVAAPEPRPATAPEPQEPLVMPAAERVLREAGVSPGEVVGTGLGGRVLKEDVERHLEERARQAPPQAVPSRTPEPTPPPAQPPADRPWRVSEAVPMSPLRRRIAERLLQVRQTTAMLTTFNEADMSAIIALRKELGEAFQKKHGVKLGFMSFFVKAVVQALKEIPELNAEIRDNTILYHRYYDIGVAVGGGEGLVVPVLRDADRLSFAEIERQIADFAERARTKKLKPEELMGGTFTITNGGVYGSLNSTPLLNPPQVGILGMHAIQERPVAREGQVVVRPMMYLALSYDHRMVDGREAVTFLRRVKELVENPVRLLLEV; translated from the coding sequence GTGCAGGAACTGAACGTGCCCTCCGTGGGCGAGTCCATTGTGGAAGTGGAGATCGGCGCTTGGCTGAAGAAGGAAGGGGAAAGCTTCGCCCAGGACGAACCCCTGGTGGAGCTCATCACCGACAAGGCCACCTTGGAGCTACCCGCCCCTTTCCCGGGCACCCTGGTCAAGGTCCTAAAGGGCACCGGGGAGACCGCCAAGGTGGGGGAGGCCATCGCCCTCCTCGAGGCCTTGGGGGCAGGGGTGGCGGCCCCGGAGCCTCGGCCTGCCACCGCCCCAGAACCCCAAGAACCCCTGGTCATGCCCGCGGCCGAGCGGGTCCTAAGGGAAGCGGGGGTATCCCCGGGGGAGGTGGTGGGCACGGGCCTGGGCGGACGCGTCCTCAAGGAGGACGTGGAGCGCCACCTGGAGGAGAGGGCCAGGCAAGCCCCACCCCAGGCGGTGCCCTCCCGGACGCCTGAGCCCACACCCCCTCCCGCCCAACCTCCTGCCGATCGGCCCTGGCGGGTGAGCGAGGCGGTGCCCATGAGCCCCTTGCGCCGCCGCATCGCGGAAAGGCTCCTCCAGGTGCGGCAGACCACCGCCATGCTCACCACCTTCAACGAGGCGGACATGTCCGCCATCATCGCCTTAAGGAAGGAGCTGGGGGAGGCCTTCCAGAAGAAGCATGGGGTGAAGCTGGGTTTCATGAGCTTCTTCGTGAAGGCGGTGGTCCAGGCCCTGAAGGAGATCCCCGAGCTCAACGCCGAGATCCGGGACAACACCATCCTCTACCACCGTTACTACGACATCGGCGTGGCCGTGGGGGGCGGGGAGGGCCTGGTGGTGCCCGTTTTGAGGGATGCCGATCGGCTTTCCTTCGCGGAGATCGAGCGCCAGATCGCCGACTTCGCCGAGAGGGCCCGCACCAAGAAGCTGAAGCCCGAGGAGCTCATGGGGGGAACCTTCACCATCACCAACGGAGGGGTCTACGGCTCCCTCAACTCCACTCCCCTCCTCAACCCGCCCCAGGTGGGCATCCTGGGCATGCACGCCATCCAGGAAAGGCCCGTGGCCCGGGAGGGGCAGGTGGTGGTGCGGCCCATGATGTACCTGGCCCTTTCCTATGACCACCGCATGGTGGACGGCCGGGAGGCGGTCACCTTCCTGAGGCGGGTGAAGGAACTGGTGGAAAACCCGGTGCGCCTCTTGTTGGAGGTCTAG